A single window of Melospiza georgiana isolate bMelGeo1 chromosome 6, bMelGeo1.pri, whole genome shotgun sequence DNA harbors:
- the INSM2 gene encoding insulinoma-associated protein 2, with product MPRGFLVKRSRRPGGSYRARPRERDPDRDPPPTPPAPPPAGENGPAARQGAEEEKGEEEEGAVAACPATWPPGGGCGGPGLTPPEAPAAWGAPGPCSAAGPRAALFERCLSSPASAESFPLAASFPPAEKLLLQPRTPLPAPPLPSVPALKRPSRAKAPAKKGKATRKLSFADEVTTSPVLGLRIKEEGPEGRPGPPAGRTPLGEFICQLCKEQYADPLALAQHRCSRIVRVEYRCPECHKIFSCPANLASHRRWHKPRPGPSAEGAASAPPGKENSPERRPRGPAAPQPPPGTRQHRGGADSAPAAPGSSPGPAHGGAPGAGGGPGGEAFACPCCQKRFRRQAYLRKHLGTHGAARPAAFGPPERGPLTFACHLCGARFPSADIRDKHRLWHAVREELLLPPPPPAGVPESGAAGGERQGFPCKHCPATFFSAPGLARHASKCHPPESRQVLLLQVPVRPGC from the coding sequence ATGCCGCGCGGCTTCCTCGTCAAGCGCAGCCGGAGACCCGGCGGCTCCTACCGGGCGCGCCCGCGGGAGCGGGACCCTGACCGGGACCCTCCGCCCacgccgccggccccgccgcccgccggcgAGAACGGCCCCGCCGCTAGACAGGGAGCGGAGGAGGAGAagggcgaggaggaggagggagccgTCGCCGCTTGCCCCGCGACGTGGCCCCccggcggcggctgcggcggcCCCGGGCTCACCCCGCCGGAGGCTCCGGCCGCCTGGGGGGCTCCGGGGCCGTgcagcgcggcggggccgcgggcggcTCTCTTCGAGCGGTGCCTCAGCTCCCCCGCCTCCGCCGAGTCCTTCCCCCTGGCCGCCTCCTTCCCGCCCGCcgagaagctgctgctgcagccgcGCACGCCGCTgcccgccccgccgctgccGTCGGTGCCCGCGCTGAAGCGGCCGTCCCGGGCCAAGGCGCCGGCCAAGAAGGGCAAGGCCACACGGAAGCTGAGCTTCGCCGACGAGGTGACCACCTCGCCCGTGCTGGGGCTGCGCATCAAAGAGGAGGGGCCCGAGGGCCGGCCGGGGCCGCCGGCGGGGCGCACGCCGCTGGGCGAGTTCATCTGCCAGCTGTGCAAAGAGCAGTACGCGGACCCGCTGGCGCTGGCCCAGCACCGCTGCTCCCGCATCGTGCGCGTCGAGTACCGCTGCCCCGAGTGCCACAAGATCTTCAGCTGTCCCGCCAACCTGGCCTCGCACCGCCGCTGGCACAAGCCGCGTCCCGGCCCCAGCGCCGAAGGCGCCGCCTCCGCCCCGCCGGGCAAGGAGAACAGCCCCGAGCGGCGGCCCCGCGGTCCCGCCGCGCCCCAGCCGCCGCCGGGGACCCGTCAGCACCGCGGCGGCGCGGACAGCGCCCCGGCCGCCCCCGgctccagccccggcccagctcACGGCGGCGCTCCCGGTgcgggcggcggccccggcggggagGCGTTCgcctgcccctgctgccagaAGCGGTTCCGGCGGCAGGCTTACCTCCGCAAGCACCTGGGCACCCACGGCGCAGCGCGGCCCGCCGCCTTCGGCCCGCCGGAGCGCGGGCCCCTCACCTTCGCCTGCCACCTCTGCGGCGCTCGCTTCCCCTCGGCGGACATCAGGGACAAGCACCGGCTGTGGCACGCCGTgcgggaggagctgctgctgccgccgccgcctcccgccgggGTCCCCGAgagcggcgcggcgggcggcgaGCGGCAGGGCTTCCCCTGCAAACACTGCCCCGCCACCTTCTTCAGCGCGCCCGGGCTGGCGCGGCACGCCAGCAAGTGCCACCCGCCGGAGAgcaggcaggtcctgctgctccaggtgcccGTCCGGCCGGGCTGCTAg